From Ipomoea triloba cultivar NCNSP0323 chromosome 5, ASM357664v1, the proteins below share one genomic window:
- the LOC116018921 gene encoding pentatricopeptide repeat-containing protein At1g01970 encodes MAFTARYLVPCSNSVLELHHFCRRLQCSSPIRETHNLHKEFNLQQQVLAISSAEEVKMIEKPRFRWVEIGSDITKEQKQAISQLPVKMTKRCKALMKQLICYSPEKGSVSVLLGAWVRSMKPKRADWLAVLKELDGLNNSLYFEVAQLALVEESFEANIRDYTKIIHGYAKQNLVREAENMVLTMKNRGFICDQALLTVLIHMYSKVGNLKLAEDTFEELMLLGGPLDRRSYGSMIMAYIRAGELIKAEGLLRVMDDQEIYAGREVYKALLRAYSMIGDSKGAQSVFDALQLAGIIPDAKICGLVVNAYLVAGQLSDACIAFENMRTVGIEPNDKCVALLLTAYERENDLNKALDILIDLEKGGVMLGKEASNILARWFRRLGVIEEVEVVLREYKSRAAQKEGDDVFFHCAT; translated from the exons ATGGCTTTCACGGCTCGTTATTTGGTTCCTTGTTCGAATTCAGTGTTAGAATTACACCATTTCTGCCGGAGATTGCAGTGCAGCAGCCCAATACGGGAAACCCATAACTTGCACAAAGAATTCAATTTGCAGCAGCAAGTATTAGCTATCAGCAGCGCAGAAGAAGTGAAAATGATTGAGAAACCCAGGTTCCGGTGGGTTGAAATAGGTTCTGATATTACAAAGGAACAAAAACAAGCCATTTCTCAGCTTCCAGTAAAGATGACAAAAAGATGTAAGGCCCTAATGAAACAACTTATTTGCTATTCACCTGAAAAGGGCAGTGTATCAGTGCTGCTGGGTGCCTGGGTGAGGAGTATGAAGCCCAAGAGAGCTGATTGGCTGGCAGTTCTTAAAGAATTGGATGGGCTGAATAATTCATTGTATTTTGAG GTGGCTCAGCTTGCCCTTGTAGAGGAATCCTTTGAAGCCAACATTCGTGATTATACCAAAATCATTCATGGCTATGCAAAGCAAAATCTTGTCCGAGAAGCTGAAAATATGGTTTTGACGATGAAAAATAGAGGCTTCATATGTGACCAGGCGCTGCTTACAGTTTTAATTCACATGTACAGCAAGGTTGGGAATCTTAAGCTGGCAGAAGATACATTCGAAGAGTTGATGCTGCTTGGAGGACCGTTGGACAGAAGATCCTACGGGTCAATGATTATGGCCTATATTAGAGCCGGAGAACTTATTAAAGCAGAGGGCTTGCTTAGAGTAATGGACGACCAAGAGATTTATGCTGGAAGAGAAGTTTATAAAGCACTGCTGAGAGCGTACTCCATGATTGGTGACAGCAAAGGAGCTCAAAGCGTTTTCGATGCACTCCAATTAGCGGGCATCATCCCTGATGCCAAGATTTGTGGGCTAGTTGTAAATGCTTATCTCGTGGCAGGCCAACTCTCCGATGCTTGTATTGCTTTTGAAAATATGAGGACAGTTGGTATTGAACCAAATGACAAATGTGTGGCATTGCTATTAACTGCGTATGAAAGGGAGAATGACCTAAACAAGGCATTAGACATTTTAATTGATTTGGAGAAGGGAGGCGTTATGCTCGGAAAAGAAGCTTCTAACATACTGGCTCGTTGGTTCCGGAGGCTTGGGGTGATTGAAGAAGTGGAGGTTGTATTGAGAGAATATAAATCAAGGGCCGCTCAAAAAGAAGGtgatgatgttttctttcattgtGCGACTTAA
- the LOC116018766 gene encoding transcription initiation factor TFIID subunit 9-like, translating into MAEGAEEDLPRDAKVVKTLLKSMGVEEYEPRVVHQFLELMYRHAVDVLMDAQVYSEHAGKTVIDSDDLKLAVQSKVNFSFAPPPPREVLLELAQSRNKIPLPKSISGPGIPLPPEQDTLISPNYQLAIPKKRTAQHVEETEEEEEGSDPNPASNQNQNLSQDRTDVPQEAPQRVSFPLGAKRPR; encoded by the exons ATGGCAGAAGGAGCTGAAGAGGACTTGCCAAGGGATGCAAAGGTGGTGAAAACCCTACTCAAATCAATGGGTGTTGAAGAGTACGAACCACGTGTGGTCCACCAGTTCCTGGAGCTTATGTATAGGCATGCTGTTGATGTGTTGATGGATGCACAGGTGTACTCGGAGCATGCTGGCAAGACTGTGATAGACTCTGATGATCTCAAGCTTGCAGTTCAGTCTAAAGTTAATTTTAGCTTTGCTCCACCCCCTCCCAGAGAG GTCCTGTTAGAGTTGGCTCAAAGCAGAAACAAAATTCCACTGCCAAAATCAATTTCAGGACCTGGAATCCCACTGCCTCCTGAACAAGATACCCTGATCAGCCCCAACTATCAACTTGCTATTCCCAAGAAACGAACTGCTCAACATGTAGAAGAAactgaggaggaagaagaaggttCTGATCCTAATCCCGCATCTAACCAAAACCAAAATCTTTCCCAAGATCGGACAGATGTGCCTCAAGAGGCTCCTCAGCGAGTCTCTTTTCCCCTTGGAGCTAAACGACCAAGATGA